A single genomic interval of Pseudochaenichthys georgianus chromosome 3, fPseGeo1.2, whole genome shotgun sequence harbors:
- the LOC117441983 gene encoding gonadotropin-releasing hormone II receptor-like, producing the protein MNASSCCEPALSMYQHSSGFDLNASCDLLTPHCNRTSVDSALQLPTFSTAAKVRVIVTFILCAISTFCNLAVLWAAHSHKRKSHVRVLIINLTAADLLVTFIVMPVDAVWNITVQWLAGDLACRLLMFLKLQAMYSCAFVTVVISLDRQLAILNPLAISMARRRNRVMLTVAWAMSALFSIPQIFIFHNVTITYPANFTQCTTRGSFVTHWQETAYNMFTFSCLFLLPLVLMIICYTRIFIQISRRMSKKNFSPNEPNLRCSKNNIPRARMRTLKMSIVIVISFIVCWTPYYLLGLWYWFSPDDLEGKVSHSLTHILFIFGLFNTCLDPIIYGLFTIRFRKGLRSCYRKTTVTSDRENSRVILKCTEPV; encoded by the exons ATGAACGCCTCTTCCTGCTGTGAACCTGCACTCAGCATGTATCAGCACAGCTCAGGGTTTGACCTCAATGCCAGCTGTGACTTGCTGACTCCTCACTGTAACCGGACGTCGGTGGACAGCGCGCTGCAGCTGCCCACATTTTCTACGGCAGCCAAAGTCAGAGTGATCGTTACCTTCATCTTGTGTGCCATTTCCACTTTCTGCAATTTGGCTGTGCTTTGGGCAGCCCACAGCCACAAGCGGAAATCCCATGTCCGAGTGCTGATAATCAACCTGACTGCGGCCGATCTTCTGGTTACCTTCATCGTGATGCCCGTTGACGCGGTTTGGAACATCACAGTCCAGTGGCTGGCCGGCGACCTGGCGTGCAGATTACTGATGTTCCTCAAGCTGCAGGCCATGTACTCCTGCGCCTTTGTCACAGTGGTGATAAGTCTTGACAGACAGTTGGCTATACTCAACCCTCTGGCCATCAGCATGGCCCGGAGAAGGAACAGGGTCATGCTGACCGTGGCTTGGGCTATGAGCGCCTTGTTCTCGATCCCCCAG ATTTTTATTTTCCATAATGTGACCATCACGTATCCAGCCAACTTTACTCAGTGCACCACTAGGGGGAGCTTTGTCACTCACTGGCAGGAAACAGCCTACAACATGTTCACCTTCTCCTGCCTCTTCCTGCTGCCGCTGGTCCTAATGATTATCTGCTACACCAGGATCTTCATCCAGATCTCTAGACGGATGTCAAAAAAGAACT TTTCGCCAAATGAGCCAAATCTCCGTTGCTCAAAGAACAACATCCCCAGAGCTAGAATGAGAACTCTGAAAATGAGCATTGTCATAGTGATCAGCTTCATAGTCTGCTGGACTCCGTACTACCTGTTGGGTTTGTGGTACTGGTTTTCCCCCGACGACCTGGAGGGAAAAGTCTCCCACTCCCTCACCCACATCCTGTTCATATTTGGGCTTTTCAACACCTGCCTGGACCCCATCATATATGGCCTTTTCACTATACGCTTCCGCAAGGGGCTGAGGAGCTGCTACCGCAAaacaacagtgacgtcagatcGGGAAAATAGCAGGGTGATATTGAAATGTACTGAGCCTGTTTAG